ggttaatgagaTTATTATCgaaatttttcggttaattcgattaattaaatGAATTGACCCGAATGCTCACCCCTACGTGAGGCGTGCCTAGGTGCGAGGTGCAATGGGGCGACAAAGCTAACGCCTCATCAAGGTTGAGGCGAGGCAACCTTCAAGTGGTGCAGTGAGGCGCATCTATGTGCGGTGGGTAGGCTGAGGGTGATTCTCAGCCTCCAATCGTGGTTTTGTGCGGTTGTTTGTTCAATTTCTCTTTTCCTGCTCACTCAGGaggtttgaaatttgaattttctgCGCAGCAATGGGTCAGCGTAATGCACCTAGGGCTGCGAGGAAAATGGATTTGGAATATGAGATGAAGCAGGAGATTGAAGATGCGTTGAAGTATATTGAAATTAAAGGAGGTAATCGAATAGATTGGGCTAAGAAAAAGCATGGTGAGATCATGGCAGAATTCGAAAGGCTGTCAAAAATGGCTTTTTAAAAGGTCAATGAAGGTTCGAGTTCACTGAAAACTTTGGAGGAACTGTTAAGGTCTCTCCCAGCACAAAAGGGGTATGTATGTAGAGCAGGAGACTGAAACTTCGAAGGAGGATGTTGAAAAAGATCAGTTGTATGACCATCACAGTTGAGTTCTGAGTGAGATGAAAATATGTTGTAATCAACAAGGGGAGAAGGAAAATGGTTGTCCGTCGGGTCGAATGATATGCCGATGGCGGACATGGGTCCCTCTAAGGCAAGTTGCCCAGAAAATGAAGAGGAGGAAAGTGGTGGAAATGCTGAAGACACAAAGAAGAGGTGGGGAGACGAAGAACCATCAGATTCTGATGAGATGGACACAAATAACTCCAGTAATGTTGTGGCTTTGGTTCGTGACAGTGCTCAAAGCCCTGATGTTAGCAAATGCCCTGAAGACAACCCTACTGAGCCAGAGGTGAATGAACAGGAGCAATCTGGCAACCTGGGAAGGAAAACGATCTGGAGAAACAATAAAGAGATTCCATGGACTGAGCTGTTTGCGAATAACTGGGCCCCTGCTAACTGTGGTCCTTTGCCAGTGTTCAAACCAAGTGGAGATAAAGCTCGTATTGCAGTGGATGAAATGTACAACTCAGAGAGGATTACTAACGTACATTTGGTGGGGTATTTCACTGGTAAATTCCCGGGAAAGGTAGCCTTCAATAACTTGTTAAGAGCATGGAAAGTGAAAGTGGTTTCTATTCAGCATGAAAAAGGCTGGATAGTGTTTTTCATGATGAAGATGACCTCAATGAGGTTCTGATGAATGGCCCTTACTCTGTCTATGGGAGAACTTTAATACTGAAGAAAATGCCTAAATATTTTCAGTTTGGAATAGAACACAGAACTGTTGTACCTGTTTGGGTTCAACTGAAGTATCTTCCCTTTGAGTTATGGCACCCTTGTGCAATAGGGAGAATATGCTCTGAGATAGGAAGGCCATTATGCATGGACAAGTTGACCACTAGCAAGGCTAGGATCTCCTATGCCCGAGCTATGGTAGAGTTAGATGTAGCTAAGGAAATTAAATACAGAATGAGGATCCAGTTACCTGATGATATAGAAATTGACCAGGAGATTGTTTATGAGGTACTACCGAGGTTCTGCTCTAAATGCAAGGCAATTGGACACTCAGTAGCTTTCTGTAACCTCAGGGTAGTGCCCAAAAGGTCTGTAGGTGTTCAATATAGACCTAAAGTGACTGTGCAGAGGTCAAATGAAGAGAAGGAAATGCAAGGTATCAAAAATGAAGTTGCAAATATTCTAGATAACAGCAAAGTGATGCTAAGGGAAGGTGGTAAACTAGAAAGTGGCAGAGTTATTGCAGAAGCTGGCAATTCAGAACTCGACTTTGATGACCCATCAGAAAACAGGGAAATAAACAGATATGATATCCCTCTAGTAGATGATGATGGAGGTAATGCCAATGCATTAAAGAATGATAAGAAGGAGTCAGGTGAAAGTAAGGTGATTTGTGATACCTCTACTATCCTATTGTGTACTGGCCCAGATAAAGTAGATACTTCCAAAGCAGGTGTAGCTGTAGGGAATGATCAGAACAATGGGTACAGGGTAAGCAATCTGACAGATTGATCATAAACGAAGGAAAAACTGAGAATAATGGAGAAGCACATGGTAATACAGATGTTAATAGGAATGAAAATGCTCAAAAGAGCAGGGAggatttaaataaattaaaagataaaggaaaggagaaagaagaagagtTACAATCTGTTAGTAGGAAGAAAAAAGGAAAGGGTCCTCACTTCAACGCACTTGTTTTTGGAAAGTGAATAGTGTATAAAACCAAATTTCTattcattaatttaatatatttttttaatttttttttctaattttcttaataaccaaATGTGATAAATTggattttgtatatttttatttcttctccttcatatttttcaagttccaaaatggcccaagaaaattgagaaataataCAAAGCTTCCTTCCTCTAACGTTTTAACAATCCAATTTGACCCTCTTAATTTTAGGGGACCCAATAGGATAATAAAATCAAACGAGCTATTTCCGAAATAGACCCTTTTAATGCTCCAAGCTAAACGGACTTTATGGGCACATTTTGTTTTGGTAGAAAGGAGCTACTTCCTGTTTTTGGAAAGGCTAGGATCTCCTCACCCGTTTTCTACTATTCACGTAATATGATTTAACTATTGAAGTGCCCAGCAGAAAATTCATGTTTGGGACCTTTTGACGGTTTGGTGGTTAAATACAAAATTGATATTAATGTTTCAgtgtttcaaaaatcaaaatttaaaaggggGCCTGCTAGTTTTATTAGGAGGGTAGATGCAGGACAGGGATAGTAGGAACCATATCACATGGCTCTAGTAGATATGGAGACCGTGTTTTTCAGAGACGGTGATAGTGAAAATGATGATGCATAGTTGATGGGTGTCTTATGACTTATTGTGTTGATTAGATTTGTAGTTGgacaaatatttttgtattttgctTAAAAGCCTTCAAACATTTTTTGATTGTTGATGAATGATGGACGTCATTGAGTTCTTTATTATGAGGGTTGTCAATGATTATGCAACtcataattgagcatgaataaTGCTTATTACTTCAATATGTTTCACTTAAAAGGGAAAATATgcctaaatatatatttttatattaattaactaACATTGTTTCTTATCCTTGTTTTTACAAAATTGTTGTATTGCCATGTCAGTATCATGTTGTATCCATATCCCTCATTGGTATTGGTGCCTTCTATATCTACTGTCTATGGAATTGTATTTGTTTTGGGAATGTTTTTTTTTGGGTGCAGACTAGGTTGTTTTTTCATTTTGTATTAGCAAACACACCTTCATTTCATCCTTTTATTCATCATTTTCACCATAATGGAATTAATTATGCTAATTGGGAAAAAATTGTTAGCTTCTGAAAAATGCTTCAAGGCCCTAGTGCCCATCAATTATCGGGACTTTTGCATCATTGGCTAGagcttgcatttttttttttataaataaagcaTGAAAAGATGTCGTAAGCCACTGGGATGAATGGATGATCCTGCCATATATGCATGTAATGTGGTATTCAAGCAACAGGATTAGTTGTCTATCAAAATTGGTGTAAAGCAAATGTTTCTATCTCCAGGGTTAGTTGTCTCCTCCAAGTCATTTCCAACACAAACATATTTTTTTGAGACACATCTTTCTTGGCTTGTATTCTATTCAATTCCTGAATGCTATTGGTCCATGTTTCAATGGAAAACAGTTTCCCCAAccattttattttggaaaatttcaTTCTCTGAGGCATCTCCTGAGATTTGAATTTCTGTTTGAATGGAGAAAACCTTTTTCTGGAATATTCCCTGCtgaaaaaaatggagttgttttATAATTGTAGAGTTGGCTGGCTGAGCAGGAAGTTTGATCAAGTCTTTTGCAAGCCATCTGAAAATTGCAGTATGTTGGTTTGAGGGATTTAGCTTTTTGCGTTTAAAATTCATACTTAGAAAGCATGTTTTGGAATCCTCACTGATGAAGTTCTAGTTGGTAGTGTGGTAAGATGTTACATGCGGGCACTTGAATTATTGCCattatttttagttagtatggCATTGGTTCAACCAGTGCCATAATGCtgattatattttttgaatgTTGTACTGTCGTAAGAATGAATGACCTCAATTGTTTTATTACAGAGAAGCATCATTTTGTGAGAGACTTCAATTTTTGCATCATTGAGAAGCATCATTTTGCAAGGGACTTCAATTTCATCCCAAAAAAGCATCAATTTGATCTGTTCTTGTTATTGCTAAAATGAAGGAAGAAGAAGTGAACCTATGCCAGATTCAAGAATGGTATCCCAAATTTAAATCTGTTTCCATTAAAACCCAAATTCATGAACTTCCAGAGTCTTTTGTCAAATACCTTCTAGATGATTCGGGGCCCTTCCTTCTTCCGCTTTCCATTTCAAATGATGATGCCCTGCCTAATAGAATCCACAACCCTTTGGACGAGGAAGATTGCCAAGTATCTGAAGGATCTGAAGATGAATCAGAGAAATCATTATCACCTCCTTCTTTTCCAGATCTTGAATTGAAGGTTAAAAACTCAATCGACTCACTTGGTGGTGCAATTTTCCCTAAACTGAATTGGAGTGCACCAAAGGACTCGGCTTGGATTAGCACTACTGGAACTCTCCGATGCTCCTCTTTCAGTGAGATTGTGCTCTTGTTGCGGTCATCTGATTCATTGGTACATGATCTATGCCATGCATATGATGCTTGCATTGATAAAACATCATCAAGGCCTGCAATTTTCTATCTTGCCCTTCGCAAGTGGTATCCCTTGCTTCGCCCAGAAATGGAGTTTCGCTGCTTTGTATGGGGAAAGAAATTGGTTGGAATTTCCCAACGTGAGGTCACTGGGTTTTATCCAGCacttgttgaaaagaaaaatgaTATTGAAGCTTTGATTTGGGAATTTTTTGTTGATAATGTGAGGTTTAGATTTGAATTGGAAAATTATGTATTTGATGTCTATATCACAAATGATGAGCGGGTAAAGCTTGTTGATTTTAATCCTTGGGGTGCCTTTACACTGTCGTTGCTATTTGATTGGGAAGAATTGGAGCAAAAGTTTAGGGAAGAGAGGGATGATGTGGAGTTTAGAATTGTTGAGAGCCAGTGTGCTGTTCGACCAGGTTTGAAGACTGCAGTTCCCTATGATTACTTGGATACCAACCCCGATAGTGGCTGGGACCAGTTCTTTAGAAAGGCCGATGAGGAATTGCAGCAGCAAATCAGGTCTCCTGAAGCAGGTGCATGAGGATTTAGTCTCTCATTTTTTAGGCAAGTAATTGCTGTTTTTTTCACCACATTTTGGTTTAGATATTTCCTTCTTAATGGCAGGTCAGAAGTCTGATAAGACATGATTCTATGTATGGGCAGTgctttttattttgtttgaaattttatgtcatggATGACCTTCGTTTCTCATTGTTGATGGGTTTCTTGGACATCTCTTTAGAAAGTTGCATTTTCTCAATCAATACTAAGCATTTTCCTTTCTATTAGCTAATAGGAATCTGAGTCTTGTTGTTTCTGTGATAACTTTTATTACTTTGAGTTAGCCTGATTATTATGATGAGTTATGTCTTTAGTTATCACATGGAATATACTACTGCTGCAATGATCTTGTCGACTGTAGCCTAACCAGCTTGAGATGGTAATAGCTGGCTGACATTCTGCTTGAAGAATGCAAATTGCTGCAATAAGAACTCTATTTAttgattgaaattttaaaattggcTTGTTAATGGGTTTATGTAAATcattttttgttccttttttcatttttaaagcaAAGATAGAATTCGTTAAAGAGCATGAAGGTGGTGCCTCTCACGTACAAAACAGTTTTTCAAAAGAGATTAACCTTAATACACGGTGTCAAAGAATTCAAGAAAAGTATTGGCTTGTAAATGTAACTTGGAGCCTTCCAATAATGAAGAAACATGACACAAGTTTTAATGCTGTGTTTCCTTGATATTATTTGTTTAGTagcctttcttttttttttgggatgacATTTGTGCctcttttctcttcattttttaaTATAGTCCTTTGTTTATCCAAAAAAATGTCATGGAGCACTATGATCTCTTTAGCCTCTTTACAGTGTTTTGCTTGTGCAGCCTTTCGAGAAGCATCATTGTTTGATAAGTAGTGGGATTTATAATCTTTACTATTTTAGTTTTCCTTATTGTTTAGGAGTATTTCCTTTTTTCTGCATTGTACTTCTCTTTTTCTTCAATATAGTTATTGTGGGGCTAGCAATGGTGTTTGTATATGGAAGTTGTTTTCCAAGCAGAATATTTGTGAGGGTGAGTCTGATTATGGTTTCCCAAATCCTATTCTTTTGAGATTGGGTCTTTGATAGGGTCTTTGATTTTTTTGTTGGACACTTGGACTTGAAGGCGTGGAAATTATAGTAATGTAGTTGATTAAGTGGAAGAAGGAAGATTGTCATGTCATGAACAACAGGCTTAAAAATGATTGATGATCTATTctatatatgatttttgaactCCTGTCGTCTTATCTTGATGTGTGTTCTGGGAATACATGAGCCTCGCATGGGGTTTGGGGCAGAACATGTGGTCTTCTCTTGGGTTTGGTATGCCCTTCTGCCTGAGGAAATTCCCTTTGTAGCTTTTGGCCCGGTTGCATCTGCCAGACTTTCCTCTTTGTACAATTGTCTATTTTGGATGGTATGGTTGCTCTCACTGCGATTTATCAGCTCCCAGATCTGGCTCTGCCTTTTTCTTCGATGGTTCTCAAATTTGGGTTGAGTAGTGAGCAGTGAAACGTACTGTTTCACTGTTTGAGGGTATGGCTCTCTTTGTACTGTTTACTTGCTCGTAGAGCCagctctctatctctctttgGAGGTTGTGAAATTTGAGTTGAGGACGTGCTTTGACTGCGAGTGGTTCGTGGTTTCTCATCTTTCGATGTACTCATTCTGAAGGAGGAGGTTATTATTCTCATCTTATCATTGTCTGATACTTAATATGCCATTCTTTCTATTAATTATTTTGGAGTTAGATTTGAGATTGTGTTTTGGGCTTCCAATCATCCAGTTTGCATCTGTTCTGGCATTCAGTAGCTGTGTGGAGTCCAGGTCTTGCTTCCTTCTTGTTCAGGTATTCTTTGTGGTTAGTTGATGCTGTGTGTTCTATGCTATGTGTTCTTTCCCAATTttgatttgagagagagagagtgagagaaggggggggggggggggagtagaGAGAGGGCAACATCAAAAGATTTTGTTCTCAGGAGATTTGGTGCATCAAAAGATTTTGTTTGTTCCCTTGTAGCTCTATTATTTTATGCTGCCCTGGATGCCTTCCATTTGTGCTTGGTGCTCCCTCTAAAGAATATGAGCTGGATGTGTGAGGATTTTGTGAGTCCTTTGTTCTTCTTAGtgtatttacttattttcttatGGTTTTGGTTAAAGCCCTCTATAGAGATTCATACGTCTCCAACTATCCACTGTGTTGTTCCTCGAAAATTAAACTTCCAAAAAAATATGATGTTCTTTTAGGGTTCAGGAAGTGTTTCTTATCACTTGCCTTTTGCCTTttgctttcaaattttttaaaaactagtGACAGTAGATGCTCCCGGTTTTATGCTTGAGTTTAGCATGGTTCTttaaatactgttatgatgaatATAGTTTTATCGAGGTCTTCTACTTAGTGTGTTCCATAAACTACAACCATGCTTAGTGTGTTCCATAAACTACAATCATGCTTTGAAccttcatattttaaattgttTACGGATTAAGATTTCTTAACTAATGTATCTTTTTTTTACAAAGCatttatgtatattattacatTTTGTTTGTGTTTTAAGCATGTTGTTATCGTATTAATGAGTCCCAAATTATTTGAATCATGCCTTTAAAAGTAGTGCATTTTATCTATTTCTTTGGTTGGTTCAAATTTGAACTACTGTTTAATTTTAGATTGTAAGCCTCCATCTATATGTTTGGAAAGTGCATGATGCTATTTTGGGTTTAGAATATTAATTTCATGGAAGCATTTTTGCTAGCTATACAAATAAGCCTTGGAATGTGGTCTTTGGGGGaaaaaaattctttttccttGATGACTGAGCTTCATTGGATGTAGGTTATTCTCAGGGAAAAAGTAGATTGAAGACTTTGATGGAATAGGATATGGAGATATAGCTGCGAGAAATTTGGTTAGTTACAAATTACAATTATTGTTTATCAAAtaaatttcttcaaaaataaGGTATTTGTGGTTCATTTGTTTTGGTTGTGGCCTTGGAAAAATAAAGTACGAATATTTGAAATATTACATTCCACTAGTGCATGCATTGTTAGTTTGAAGGATGTTAATATTTTTCTGTTGTGTTAATTTTGTCTGTCGGTCCTTGGGCTTTGGTGGAATTTCCAGAAATTgtttttttgaatatattttaagtttttttcttttaatttacaTTGATTATCAGGAGTCCATAGTATTATCTTTTCTATGAAATCTGTGGCTATTCATTTGCAATATTTGTATTTCATTGCTAACTTAGGGTCATGATGAGTTGGTGCATGGATGGAATTATTGTCCAGGCCCAGGGTTGAGTAAAGGGAAGTTCAGTGGAATTTATATCTAAGTGTCATGAACATGCCTTAGGCTTGCTACAGTTCTATTTTCCAAGAAACACCACATTTAAATGTTGTTTTGTTTTAGTTTCTTATGCTTACATTCTGTATTAGATTTCATGTTAAAGTTGGGTCGGCATGGCTTAAAATGTGAAAACATTGGGCTTGGATCTATGCTGACTTTAGTTAGTTTAGTTTGTtcgattttatttatttttaaatatcattttggtttgtgattttttttgtatataatGTGTAAATATggttcaatttgaaaaaaatgttAGCTTTGCTTCTCATCTACCTTTTTAGATCTGAAGTCTATTAATTTTGCTATGGCTTAGCATTCAAGAAACATTTGATCTGGCCAGTCTTCTTTGGACTGTAATTTCACTTTACAATATTTTAGATAACCATTCGATTAGGATGCCTGGATACGAACCAATCCCATTGTAAAGAGCGGAAAAAAAATCATGGTAACTTTGATAGCATTTGAACGAAGAGTTGTGGGAATAATTTGTTTTCCATTTGTGATATCTTTAATTTGTTTGTTCAGTCGTAAAAGGATCTGCCTTTCCTTGTGCTGCTTGAATTTGATTTGTTATGCTGCCAGCCCGTGCTTGCagtcaaaaaaaaaatcagtcgTCTAAAATTAGTTTGCAGGTTCAGATGTTAGCAGAACTGCTATGATATGTCTGAACTAATACTAACTGAATCGAAAAGGAACTAATGCGTATTAAACTGAAACGAAAAGGAATTAAT
This genomic stretch from Malania oleifera isolate guangnan ecotype guangnan chromosome 3, ASM2987363v1, whole genome shotgun sequence harbors:
- the LOC131152022 gene encoding uncharacterized protein LOC131152022 isoform X4, whose protein sequence is MKEEEVNLCQIQEWYPKFKSVSIKTQIHELPESFVKYLLDDSGPFLLPLSISNDDALPNRIHNPLDEEDCQVSEGSEDESEKSLSPPSFPDLELKVKNSIDSLGGAIFPKLNWSAPKDSAWISTTGTLRCSSFSEIVLLLRSSDSLVHDLCHAYDACIDKTSSRPAIFYLALRKWYPLLRPEMEFRCFVWGKKLVGISQREVTGFYPALVEKKNDIEALIWEFFVDNVRFRFELENYVFDVYITNDERVKLVDFNPWGAFTLSLLFDWEELEQKFREERDDVEFRIVESQCAVRPGLKTAVPYDYLDTNPDSGWDQFFRKADEELQQQIRSPEAV
- the LOC131152022 gene encoding uncharacterized protein LOC131152022 isoform X1, producing MKEEEVNLCQIQEWYPKFKSVSIKTQIHELPESFVKYLLDDSGPFLLPLSISNDDALPNRIHNPLDEEDCQVSEGSEDESEKSLSPPSFPDLELKVKNSIDSLGGAIFPKLNWSAPKDSAWISTTGTLRCSSFSEIVLLLRSSDSLVHDLCHAYDACIDKTSSRPAIFYLALRKWYPLLRPEMEFRCFVWGKKLVGISQREVTGFYPALVEKKNDIEALIWEFFVDNVRFRFELENYVFDVYITNDERVKLVDFNPWGAFTLSLLFDWEELEQKFREERDDVEFRIVESQCAVRPGLKTAVPYDYLDTNPDSGWDQFFRKADEELQQQIRSPEAGYSQGKSRLKTLME
- the LOC131152022 gene encoding uncharacterized protein LOC131152022 isoform X3, whose translation is MKEEEVNLCQIQEWYPKFKSVSIKTQIHELPESFVKYLLDDSGPFLLPLSISNDDALPNRIHNPLDEEDCQVSEGSEDESEKSLSPPSFPDLELKVKNSIDSLGGAIFPKLNWSAPKDSAWISTTGTLRCSSFSEIVLLLRSSDSLVHDLCHAYDACIDKTSSRPAIFYLALRKWYPLLRPEMEFRCFVWGKKLVGISQREVTGFYPALVEKKNDIEALIWEFFVDNVRFRFELENYVFDVYITNDERVKLVDFNPWGAFTLSLLFDWEELEQKFREERDDVEFRIVESQCAVRPGLKTAVPYDYLDTNPDSGWDQFFRKADEELQQQIRSPEAGA
- the LOC131152022 gene encoding uncharacterized protein LOC131152022 isoform X2; this encodes MKEEEVNLCQIQEWYPKFKSVSIKTQIHELPESFVKYLLDDSGPFLLPLSISNDDALPNRIHNPLDEEDCQVSEGSEDESEKSLSPPSFPDLELKVKNSIDSLGGAIFPKLNWSAPKDSAWISTTGTLRCSSFSEIVLLLRSSDSLVHDLCHAYDACIDKTSSRPAIFYLALRKWYPLLRPEMEFRCFVWGKKLVGISQREVTGFYPALVEKKNDIEALIWEFFVDNVRFRFELENYVFDVYITNDERVKLVDFNPWGAFTLSLLFDWEELEQKFREERDDVEFRIVESQCAVRPGLKTAVPYDYLDTNPDSGWDQFFRKADEELQQQIRSPEAGQKLE